A genomic window from Pseudomonas cavernicola includes:
- a CDS encoding phosphotransferase family protein, with amino-acid sequence MALTDQSTRIRNGEELDSAIIDQYLKAHIPGLTGEPRISQFPGGASNLTYLLEYPNQEFVLRRPPFGHKAKSAHDMGREYRILNQLNAGFPYCPKAYLHCTDESVIGAEFYVMERVNGIILRADLPPELKLDEAQTRALCKNFIDKFVDLHNVDYHACGLGDLGKPEGYVQRQIGGWSDRYEKALTPDAPTWETTKAWLKDKMPADHHKSSIVHNDYRFDNVILDPANPMQIIGVLDWELTTIGDPLMDLGNTLAYWIEANDPPPVQLMRRQPSNAPGMLTRQEFVDYYAERSGIEIKNFDFYYTYGLFRLAGIVQQIYYRFFHGQTQDKRFAQFIQMNKLLEHMSLQVINKSTL; translated from the coding sequence ATGGCGCTTACTGACCAGTCCACCCGTATCCGCAATGGCGAAGAGCTCGACTCCGCCATCATTGACCAGTACCTCAAGGCGCATATTCCCGGCCTGACGGGCGAGCCACGCATCAGCCAGTTTCCCGGCGGTGCCTCAAACCTGACTTACTTGCTCGAATATCCGAATCAGGAGTTCGTACTGCGGCGCCCTCCATTTGGCCATAAAGCCAAATCAGCGCACGACATGGGCCGTGAGTACCGCATTCTCAATCAACTGAACGCTGGCTTCCCCTACTGCCCAAAAGCCTACCTGCACTGCACCGACGAGTCGGTGATTGGCGCTGAGTTCTATGTAATGGAACGCGTCAACGGCATCATTCTGCGTGCCGACCTGCCACCTGAGCTAAAACTGGATGAGGCGCAAACCCGCGCTCTGTGCAAAAACTTCATCGACAAGTTCGTCGACCTGCACAACGTCGACTACCACGCCTGTGGTCTCGGCGACCTGGGCAAGCCGGAAGGCTATGTACAGCGCCAGATCGGTGGCTGGAGCGACCGCTACGAGAAAGCCCTGACCCCTGACGCGCCGACCTGGGAAACCACCAAAGCCTGGCTGAAGGACAAGATGCCGGCCGACCATCACAAGTCGAGCATCGTGCATAACGACTACCGCTTCGACAACGTCATCCTCGACCCGGCCAACCCGATGCAGATCATCGGCGTACTGGACTGGGAGCTGACCACTATCGGCGACCCGCTGATGGACCTGGGCAACACCTTGGCCTACTGGATCGAAGCCAATGACCCGCCGCCGGTGCAACTGATGCGCCGCCAGCCGAGTAATGCGCCGGGCATGCTGACCCGCCAGGAGTTCGTCGACTACTACGCCGAGCGCTCAGGCATCGAGATCAAGAATTTCGACTTCTACTACACCTACGGCCTGTTCCGCCTGGCCGGCATCGTGCAGCAGATTTACTACCGTTTCTTCCATGGCCAAACCCAGGACAAACGCTTCGCACAGTTCATTCAGATGAACAAGCTGCTGGAGCACATGAGCCTGCAAGTCATCAATAAATCGACGCTGTAA
- a CDS encoding SDR family NAD(P)-dependent oxidoreductase has translation MLSVNLASCESRAFAGIQCRLPLEQGRPAHVVNTASLAGLVSSPLMAPYNVTKQAVVALSETLHYELSLQQAQVSVSVLCPGPVASEIMASDQVAGAAGAQFNELLDTSIRQGMTPLELAELVFTAVREKRFWILPHKFFKPALERRMQSILEETNPLFQFVDEKGTEIEGEHDAA, from the coding sequence ATGCTCAGTGTCAACCTGGCAAGCTGTGAATCAAGGGCATTCGCAGGCATTCAGTGCCGCCTGCCTCTGGAGCAGGGCCGCCCGGCCCATGTGGTCAACACCGCCTCGCTTGCGGGCCTGGTCAGCAGCCCCTTGATGGCACCCTACAACGTGACCAAACAGGCGGTGGTCGCGCTCTCGGAAACCCTGCATTACGAGCTGAGCCTGCAACAGGCGCAGGTCTCGGTGTCGGTGCTTTGCCCAGGGCCGGTAGCCAGCGAGATCATGGCCTCGGACCAGGTCGCAGGCGCTGCCGGTGCGCAGTTCAACGAGCTGCTCGATACCAGCATCCGCCAGGGCATGACCCCGCTCGAACTAGCCGAACTGGTGTTCACTGCGGTGCGCGAGAAGCGCTTCTGGATACTCCCGCACAAGTTCTTCAAGCCGGCATTGGAGCGGCGGATGCAGAGCATTCTCGAAGAGACCAATCCGCTGTTTCAGTTTGTTGATGAGAAAGGAACCGAGATTGAAGGAGAGCACGATGCCGCTTGA
- a CDS encoding NADH:flavin oxidoreductase yields MTAALEKLFGPARLAGLTLRNRVIKTATFEGMCPGGVPGEELIRHHAEMARGGVALTTLAYCGVSPDGLTFPDQMWMHEGIFAQLQRLTAAVHAEGGAVSAQLAHCGFFSRNKPRNIPRPKGPSAGINQYGLFSGIPFAGAMTAQDIAKTLGEYAEAAAFVKRAGFDAIEIHMGHGYLLSQFISPATNKRRDQYGGSLENRMRLPLEVLAAVRAAVGEDFPLLAKLNLSDGFAGGLSIEESCRAAQLLEQAGLNAIVMSGGSVTRSPMYLFRGDSPLAAMVKLEKNPLQRTAMKLFGGALFPDSPFEELYFLEQARRMRQATRLPLVYLGGVSSAESMRRAMNEGFDFIAMGRALLNDPDLLERVRSDAQHRSACTHCNLCVASMALPGGVRCVLNAPGCL; encoded by the coding sequence ATGACAGCCGCGCTGGAAAAACTCTTTGGTCCGGCGCGTTTAGCCGGGCTGACGCTGCGTAACCGGGTGATCAAGACCGCCACCTTCGAGGGCATGTGCCCCGGCGGGGTACCGGGCGAGGAGCTGATCCGCCACCACGCCGAGATGGCCCGTGGCGGGGTGGCGCTGACTACTCTGGCCTACTGCGGGGTGTCGCCGGACGGCCTGACCTTCCCCGACCAGATGTGGATGCACGAGGGCATCTTTGCGCAGCTGCAACGCCTCACCGCCGCGGTGCATGCCGAGGGTGGCGCCGTTTCCGCGCAGTTGGCCCATTGCGGCTTCTTCAGTCGCAACAAGCCCCGCAATATCCCGCGGCCCAAAGGGCCGAGCGCCGGCATCAATCAGTACGGTCTGTTCTCCGGGATTCCCTTCGCCGGCGCCATGACCGCGCAAGACATCGCCAAGACCCTGGGCGAATACGCCGAGGCCGCGGCCTTCGTCAAACGGGCGGGTTTCGATGCGATCGAGATCCACATGGGCCACGGCTACCTGCTCAGCCAATTCATCTCGCCGGCGACCAACAAGCGCCGCGACCAATACGGCGGCTCGCTGGAGAACCGCATGCGCCTACCGCTGGAGGTGCTGGCGGCGGTGCGCGCGGCGGTGGGCGAGGACTTCCCGCTGCTGGCCAAGCTCAACCTCAGCGACGGCTTCGCCGGCGGCCTGAGCATCGAGGAGTCCTGCCGCGCCGCGCAGCTGCTGGAGCAGGCCGGGCTGAACGCCATTGTCATGAGCGGTGGCTCGGTCACCCGCTCACCGATGTATCTGTTCCGTGGCGACAGCCCGCTTGCGGCCATGGTCAAGCTGGAGAAGAACCCGCTGCAGCGCACCGCGATGAAACTGTTCGGCGGCGCCCTATTTCCCGATTCGCCCTTCGAGGAGCTGTATTTTCTCGAACAAGCGCGACGGATGCGCCAGGCCACTCGGCTGCCGCTGGTCTACCTGGGCGGTGTGAGCAGCGCCGAGAGCATGCGCCGAGCGATGAACGAGGGCTTCGACTTCATCGCCATGGGCCGCGCCCTGCTCAATGACCCCGACTTGCTGGAGCGGGTGCGCTCCGACGCACAGCACCGGAGTGCCTGCACCCACTGCAACCTGTGTGTCGCCAGTATGGCGCTACCGGGTGGGGTGCGTTGTGTGCTGAATGCGCCAGGGTGTTTGTAG
- a CDS encoding SDR family oxidoreductase produces MSKTTLFDLDGKIAFVSGASRGIGEAIAKLLAQQGAHVIVSSRKIEGCQAVADAIIAAGGKATAIACHIGEMEQIQSVFAQIREQFGRLDILVNNAATNPQFCNVLDTDLSAFQKTVDVNIRGYFFMSIEAGKLMRENGKGSIINVASINGVSPGIFQGIYSVTKAAVINMTKVFAKECAQFGIRCNALLPGLTDTKFASALVKNDAILNTALLQIPLKRVADPSEMAGTVLYLASDASSYTTGVALNVDGGFLS; encoded by the coding sequence ATGTCCAAGACCACACTGTTCGACCTCGACGGCAAAATCGCCTTCGTATCGGGTGCCAGCCGCGGAATCGGCGAAGCCATCGCCAAACTGCTGGCTCAGCAAGGCGCCCATGTCATCGTCTCCAGCCGCAAGATCGAAGGCTGCCAAGCCGTAGCTGACGCGATTATCGCGGCTGGCGGCAAAGCCACGGCTATCGCCTGTCATATCGGCGAGATGGAACAGATTCAAAGCGTTTTTGCGCAAATCCGCGAGCAATTTGGTCGCCTGGACATTCTGGTCAATAACGCCGCCACCAACCCGCAGTTCTGCAATGTGCTGGATACCGACTTGTCGGCCTTCCAGAAGACCGTGGATGTGAACATCCGCGGTTACTTCTTCATGTCCATCGAAGCCGGCAAGCTGATGCGTGAAAACGGCAAAGGCAGCATCATCAACGTTGCCTCGATCAACGGCGTATCGCCGGGAATCTTCCAAGGCATCTACTCCGTGACGAAAGCTGCGGTGATCAATATGACCAAGGTCTTCGCCAAGGAGTGCGCGCAGTTCGGCATCCGCTGCAACGCGCTGCTGCCAGGCCTGACCGACACCAAGTTCGCTTCCGCCCTAGTGAAAAACGACGCGATCCTGAATACCGCTCTGCTGCAGATTCCGCTCAAGCGCGTGGCGGACCCGAGCGAGATGGCCGGCACCGTGCTGTACCTGGCTAGCGATGCGTCCAGCTACACCACTGGCGTGGCGCTGAATGTGGATGGCGGCTTCCTCTCCTGA
- the sohB gene encoding protease SohB, producing the protein MEFLAEYAGFLAKTVTLVVAILVVLAAIAVLRGKDRKRGGQLDVHKLNDFYKALHERLEQSVLDKHQLKAIRKEEAKAAKLAKKAGEQKSRVFVLDFDGDIRASATEHLRHEVTALLSLATAKDEVVLRLESGGGMVHSYGLASSQLARIRQAGVPLTVCVDKVAASGGYMMACIGEKIISSPFAILGSIGVVAQLPNVHRLLKKHEIDFEVLTAGEYKRTLTIFGENTEKGREKFQEDLEITHELFKNFVARYRPQLAIDEVSTGEIWLGQAALGKQLVDELKTSDEYLAERAKAADVFQLHYAQKKSLQERVGLAASVTLDRLLLTWWSRLHQQRFW; encoded by the coding sequence GTGGAGTTTTTAGCCGAGTACGCTGGCTTTCTGGCCAAGACGGTAACGCTGGTTGTAGCCATTTTGGTGGTGCTGGCGGCGATTGCCGTCCTGCGTGGCAAAGACCGCAAGCGCGGCGGTCAACTGGACGTACATAAACTCAACGACTTCTATAAGGCGCTGCATGAGCGTTTGGAACAGTCGGTGTTGGATAAGCACCAACTGAAGGCCATTCGCAAAGAAGAGGCTAAGGCCGCCAAGTTGGCAAAGAAGGCTGGCGAGCAGAAGTCACGGGTCTTCGTGCTGGATTTTGATGGTGATATCAGGGCTTCAGCTACCGAGCACCTGCGCCATGAAGTCACCGCGCTGCTGAGCCTGGCGACGGCGAAGGATGAAGTGGTCCTGCGCTTGGAGAGCGGTGGTGGCATGGTGCACAGCTACGGCTTGGCCTCCTCGCAACTGGCGCGTATCCGTCAGGCTGGGGTTCCGTTGACAGTCTGCGTGGACAAGGTCGCTGCCAGCGGCGGTTACATGATGGCTTGCATCGGCGAAAAAATTATCTCTTCACCGTTTGCCATCCTCGGTTCCATCGGCGTGGTGGCTCAGTTGCCGAACGTCCATCGCTTGCTGAAAAAGCACGAAATTGATTTCGAGGTGCTCACCGCCGGTGAGTACAAGCGCACGCTGACGATATTTGGCGAGAACACTGAAAAGGGTCGCGAGAAGTTTCAGGAAGACCTGGAGATCACTCACGAGCTGTTCAAGAACTTCGTGGCCCGCTACCGCCCGCAGTTGGCCATCGATGAGGTCTCCACCGGTGAGATCTGGCTGGGCCAAGCTGCGCTAGGCAAGCAATTGGTCGACGAACTGAAGACCAGCGATGAATACCTCGCTGAGCGCGCCAAAGCGGCCGATGTGTTCCAGCTGCACTACGCGCAGAAGAAAAGCCTGCAGGAGCGTGTCGGTCTGGCGGCCAGTGTCACGCTCGACCGATTGCTGCTGACTTGGTGGAGCCGGCTCCATCAGCAGCGGTTTTGGTAA
- a CDS encoding YhdH/YhfP family quinone oxidoreductase encodes MSKFKALLVSEGAAGVFEQKVVERDTSELPAGELLIRVQYSSLNYKDALSASGNRGVTRSYPHTPGIDAAGVVAESSVAEFSIGDEVIITGYDLGMNTSGGFAQYIRVPAAWAIKRPKGLSLREAMVLGTAGLTAALCVDKLEQAGLNADAGPILVTGATGGVGSVAVALLSSLGYKVAASTGKVGQGEFLKGLGAEQIVERDALQAGTDKPMLKEQWAGAVDTVGGDILFNVVKSLQYGASVACCGLTAGVAFKGSVLPFILRGVNLLGVDSVELPLVVKASMWDRLSVQWKLGNLDALVHEVSLEQLPEAIQQILAGKLVGRVLVSLG; translated from the coding sequence ATGAGCAAATTCAAGGCCCTGCTGGTCAGCGAAGGCGCGGCTGGTGTGTTCGAGCAGAAGGTGGTCGAGCGCGACACTTCCGAGTTGCCGGCCGGCGAGTTGTTGATCCGCGTGCAGTACTCGTCGCTCAACTACAAGGATGCGCTCTCCGCCAGCGGCAACCGCGGTGTGACCCGCAGCTATCCGCATACGCCAGGCATCGATGCGGCGGGTGTGGTGGCTGAGTCGAGCGTGGCTGAGTTCTCTATTGGCGATGAAGTGATCATCACCGGTTACGATCTGGGGATGAACACCTCGGGAGGCTTCGCTCAGTACATCCGGGTGCCGGCCGCCTGGGCGATCAAACGTCCGAAAGGCCTTTCGCTGCGTGAGGCGATGGTGCTGGGGACTGCCGGCCTGACTGCTGCGCTGTGTGTCGACAAGCTGGAGCAGGCGGGGCTGAACGCTGACGCTGGTCCGATTCTGGTTACCGGCGCCACGGGTGGCGTGGGTAGCGTGGCCGTCGCGCTGTTGTCGAGCCTTGGCTACAAGGTCGCTGCGTCCACCGGTAAGGTTGGACAGGGCGAGTTTCTCAAAGGCCTTGGCGCCGAGCAGATCGTCGAGCGTGATGCGCTACAGGCGGGCACGGACAAGCCGATGCTCAAAGAACAGTGGGCTGGGGCGGTGGATACCGTTGGCGGCGATATCTTGTTCAACGTGGTCAAGTCCCTGCAGTACGGCGCCAGTGTGGCGTGTTGCGGGCTGACTGCCGGAGTCGCGTTCAAGGGCAGTGTGCTGCCGTTTATCCTGCGCGGGGTCAATCTGCTCGGCGTTGACTCGGTCGAGTTGCCGCTGGTGGTCAAGGCCTCCATGTGGGACAGGCTGTCCGTGCAGTGGAAGCTGGGAAATCTTGACGCACTGGTTCATGAAGTGAGTCTTGAACAACTGCCGGAAGCAATTCAGCAGATTCTCGCGGGTAAGCTGGTAGGCCGTGTGCTGGTGAGCCTCGGCTGA
- a CDS encoding SCP2 sterol-binding domain-containing protein: MTTVADIVKTMQSKFNAGAAAGLDLVFQFNIEDGENHYLVVKDGTCELQQGDAANANVTLIMNTETLKGITSGETDGMQAFMGGKLRAEGDMMLAMKLGELFPV; the protein is encoded by the coding sequence ATGACCACAGTTGCTGACATCGTCAAAACCATGCAGTCCAAGTTCAATGCCGGTGCCGCTGCTGGCCTGGACCTGGTATTCCAGTTCAACATTGAAGATGGCGAAAACCACTATCTGGTAGTGAAAGACGGCACCTGCGAGCTGCAACAAGGCGACGCCGCCAACGCCAACGTGACCCTGATCATGAACACCGAGACCCTGAAAGGCATCACCAGCGGCGAAACTGACGGTATGCAAGCGTTCATGGGCGGCAAACTGCGCGCTGAAGGCGACATGATGCTGGCGATGAAGCTGGGCGAGCTGTTCCCGGTTTGA
- a CDS encoding histidine phosphatase family protein → MGSIYLIRHGQASFGAADYDVLSERGIRQAEVLGKHLVELGVRFDRCLSGNLLRQQHTAKATFSQFSAVGLAVPEIETDAAFNEFDADAVIRALLPDLLPEEPEALHVLRNAAQNRAEFQRLFARLIGRWISGEHDKPGLESWQGFVDKVQAGLERILEQASSKDSVAVFTSGGTITALLRLITGVPSDKAFELNWQIVNTSLNRLKFRGREVALASFNSHVHLQLLKAPELITYR, encoded by the coding sequence GTGGGCAGCATTTACCTGATTCGCCATGGTCAAGCATCGTTCGGCGCGGCTGACTACGATGTGCTCTCCGAGCGCGGTATTCGCCAGGCCGAAGTATTGGGCAAGCATCTGGTTGAACTCGGCGTGCGCTTCGATCGTTGCCTGAGTGGCAATCTGCTCCGCCAGCAGCACACCGCCAAGGCCACCTTTTCCCAGTTCAGCGCCGTCGGCCTGGCAGTGCCGGAAATCGAAACGGACGCCGCCTTCAATGAATTCGATGCCGACGCAGTGATCCGCGCCCTGCTTCCGGACTTGCTTCCCGAAGAGCCAGAAGCCTTGCATGTATTAAGGAATGCTGCGCAGAACCGCGCCGAGTTTCAGCGCCTGTTCGCGCGCCTGATCGGTCGCTGGATCTCCGGCGAACATGACAAGCCGGGCCTGGAAAGCTGGCAAGGGTTCGTCGATAAAGTGCAGGCGGGTCTCGAACGCATTCTCGAACAAGCCTCCAGCAAGGATAGCGTTGCCGTGTTCACCTCCGGCGGCACCATCACCGCGCTGCTGCGACTGATTACTGGAGTGCCTTCCGACAAGGCCTTCGAGCTTAACTGGCAAATCGTCAACACTTCGCTCAACCGTCTGAAGTTCCGCGGTCGCGAAGTGGCCCTGGCTTCCTTCAACAGCCATGTGCATTTGCAGCTGTTGAAGGCGCCGGAACTCATCACTTACCGCTGA
- a CDS encoding alpha/beta hydrolase — protein MPLDSQIAAVLQQFSGLPQQDLSQLSAAQYRQSADNMMQPIPGEPMAEVRDLRVAGATGELDARLYRPLDQPNLPLLVFFHGGGFVFGTLDTHDNLCRSLAKQTGAVVVSIAYRLAPEAKFPAAPLDCYRVTCWLVEQAQALGVDASRLALAGDSAGGNLALAVSRLAAERKGPRISYQCLFYPVTDGRCDSPSYEAFAEGYFLTREMMLWCWQHYLQNPEQADDALASPLRAEELDNLPPTTLITAEFDPLRDEGEAFAKRLQQAGVATRLERYDGMIHGFVSMAPFVERAAEALAAAATDLRAALN, from the coding sequence ATGCCGCTTGATAGCCAGATCGCCGCCGTACTGCAGCAGTTCAGTGGCCTGCCGCAGCAGGATCTCAGCCAGCTGAGTGCCGCGCAGTATCGCCAGTCTGCCGACAACATGATGCAGCCCATCCCCGGCGAGCCCATGGCCGAGGTTCGCGATCTGCGCGTGGCCGGCGCCACCGGCGAGTTGGACGCGCGCCTGTATCGGCCGCTGGACCAGCCGAACCTGCCGCTCCTGGTGTTCTTCCATGGCGGCGGCTTCGTCTTTGGCACTCTGGATACCCATGACAACCTCTGCCGCTCGCTTGCCAAACAGACTGGCGCCGTGGTGGTGTCGATCGCCTACCGGTTGGCACCGGAGGCCAAGTTCCCGGCGGCCCCGCTGGATTGCTACCGCGTCACCTGTTGGCTGGTCGAGCAGGCTCAGGCCCTGGGCGTCGACGCCAGCCGCCTAGCCCTGGCTGGCGACAGCGCCGGGGGCAACCTGGCGCTTGCTGTGAGCCGCCTGGCGGCCGAGCGCAAAGGCCCGCGTATCAGCTATCAATGCCTGTTTTATCCGGTCACCGATGGGCGCTGTGACAGTCCCTCCTATGAGGCCTTCGCCGAGGGCTATTTCCTCACCCGCGAGATGATGCTGTGGTGCTGGCAGCACTATCTGCAGAATCCCGAGCAGGCTGATGACGCACTCGCCTCGCCGTTGCGCGCCGAGGAACTGGACAATCTGCCGCCCACCACCCTGATCACCGCCGAGTTCGACCCGCTGCGCGACGAGGGCGAGGCCTTCGCCAAGCGCCTGCAGCAAGCCGGCGTCGCCACGCGCCTGGAGCGCTATGACGGGATGATCCACGGCTTCGTCAGCATGGCACCCTTTGTCGAGCGCGCGGCCGAAGCCCTGGCGGCGGCGGCCACCGATCTGCGCGCGGCGCTTAACTGA